The region AGCTGCGACGGTTGGAGGGATGGCAGCGTCAACAGTACTGCGTCCGGGTTACGACTTTGCGCTGGCGAATTCAACCCTGCAGGCAACGCTCGGTCTCGATAAAAACTCGCCAGAGTTTCAGTCACTGAAAACACAGGCGCGCAGTATCGGTGATAACACGGCTGCATCGGCAAACGACGCAGCACAGGCGCAGATTGTTATCGCCAAAGCTGGCGGCAGCGTGGACGATATCAAAGCGGCAACCCCCGTCACGCTGAATATGTCGCTCGCCAACAACCGCACTATGGAAGAAAGTGCGGAATTGCTCATGAGTACAAAGAACGCCTTTGGCCTGGCTAATAGCGAGGTTGCCCATTTAGGCGATGTGATCTCAGCCACGCTAAATCAAACGGCCGCAAAATTCGACGGGTTAAACGATGCGCTTACATACATAGCGCCTGTTGCCAAAAACGCGGGTGTGAGTGTCGAGCAAACAACGGCGATGATAGGTGCACTTGCAAAAGAAGGAACAACAGGAAGCATGGCAGGGACTGGAGTTCGCGCCATGTTATTACGCGTGCAGGCTCCAACCGGAGCGGCGTTTAAAGCAATCAAAGAGCTGGGAGTGAATACCTCAGACAGTAAAGGCAACATGCGCCCGTTCTTTACCATCTTAAAAGAGATGCAGAAATCTTTTGAGAAAAACAAACTTGGCACAGCTCAACAAGCAGAATACTTGAAAACGATCTTTGGCGAAGAGGCTGCATCAACAGCCGTAACTTTGATGAAGAGCGCTGCAAGTGGTCAGTTAGATGAACTGACAAAAAAGTTTCAGAATTCCGATGGAAGCACTGAGAAGCTGGTTAAAGTGCAACAGGATAACCTCGGCGGAGACTTCAAAGAATTACAGTCGGCTTATGAGGCACTTGGCACCGATATATTTGACCAGATGGATAATAGTCTTCGCACTTTGACGCAGGACACCACTAAATTTCTTTTGCAGATTGATAAGTGGGTGCAGGCAAACCCTGTGCTTTCGACTGGAATCGCCAAAGCAGCTACTGCTGGATTGCTTTTTGTAGGTGCTATCGGCGCTATCGGCCTGATTGCATGGCCGGTGATTGCAGGTGTGAATGCACTAATCGCCGGGGCTGCTTTCCTCGGCACCGCGTTCAGCATCGCGGGTGGTGCAATAGCTACGGCGCTGGGTGCTATCACTCTGCCTGTCGTCGCGGTGGCGGCAGCAATTGTCGCCGGTGCACTACTGGTGCGGAAATACTGGGAGCCGATTAGTGCCTTTATCAGCGGTTTCGCTGAGGGGTTTACTGCTGCGATGGGGCCAATAGGCAACGCGTTTGGTTCGCTGACGCCAATCTTTTCCGCAGTGGGTGACAAAATCAAAGAGTTGTGGGACTGGTTCGGCAAACTTCTGGAGCCGGTCAAATCAACGCAGACCGAGCTGGCTGCTGCCGGTGACATGGGCAAGAAGTTTGGCAACATGCTGGCAGAGGCGCTGAAAATACCGGGGCAGGCACTTGACCAGTTGCGCAGCGGCATAGATTGGGTATTGGAAAAGCTCGGCATCATCGATACCAAGTCAGATGGGCTCAAAGACAAGGTTCCGTCCCCTGATCCTGTGGCTACGGGGGGCGCAGGCGTGGATACGGGCGGGCTGCAATACAGCCTTGCAACAGGTGGCGCGCCTTATCGACCTGTTACAGCGCCATCAACGGGCGGCGGTATGGTTGACCGCAGTCAGAACACCTATCAGTACGAAATCAACATGCATGAGGGGATGACCAAAGACGATGCGCTGGCACTGATGGCACAACATCAGGCGAAAGAGCAGCGTAACCGCCAGGCGCAAAACCGCAGCAAAATGGGCTGGGAGGATTAACCGATGATGATGATTTACGGCATGATGCCGTTTATGCGACAGACGCTGCCTTATGGCGAACTGCAGCAAAATATCGATTACCGCTGGCCCACGAATAACCGGTTTGGCCTGCGACCGGCGGCTCAGTTTATTGGGCCGGGTGATGAAAAAATCACGCTGTCAGGGGAGTTGCGCCCGGAGATAACGGGCGGTGCAATTTCCTTAATGACCGTTCGTCTTTTGGCTGATCAGGGGATGGCGTGGCCCCTGATTGGTGGCAACGGGATGATTTACGGCATGTACGTTATCGAGAATATTTCGAATACGCACAGTGAGTTTTTCCCAAACGGTGCAGCCAGCAAAATCATGTTTACCCTGAGCCTTAAGCGAGTGGATGAATCATTGACGTCAATGTTTGGTGATCTCAATAAGCAGGCCAGCGGGTTAATCAGCGGCGTGAGCAATCTGCCAGGTCAAATCACCTCGGCAATCGACAGCGTGAAGTCTGCAGCGGGTAGCATTATTTCTTCAGCGGGAGGGTTATTAGGATGACCGGCATCAGCGGGTTACCCGTACAGATGGGCGCCAGACTGACGCCTGATTTTTTGTTGAAGGTGAATTCTCAGGACGTGACAACCAACATCAAGGACAGGCTTATCTCGCTCATGCTGACAGACAATCGTGGCTTTGAGGCCGATCAGCTTGATATTGAGCTGGATGATTCAGACGGTAAGCTAGCAATGCCGGTTCGCGGCGCGGAGGTTTCATTATTCCTTGGGTGGGTAGGGCAGGCACTGATCGGCAAGGGGAGCTTTACTGTTGATGAGGTAGAGCACCATGGCGCGCCGGATACGATGACCATACGTGCCCGTAGTGCTGATTTTCGCGGCACGCTGAATTCCCGCCGAGAGGTGTCATATCACGATACTACCCTGGGCGATATTGTCACGCAGGTGGCAACGCGTAACAAGCTACAGCCCATGCTGGCAGAGGGATTTGCCGGGATT is a window of Pantoea rwandensis DNA encoding:
- a CDS encoding phage tail tape measure protein; amino-acid sequence: MSNNLKVQVLLNAVDKATRPFKTIEKATKGLTSEIRQTQTSIKELDAQAAKIDGFRKTSAQLAVTSQKLKEAKTEAESLALAFKNTERPTTQQARALEKARQAASELQTKSNALRLSVQQQREALTQAGISTRSLSTEQQRLKSASAMATVNLSRQKQELQRLNMQQERLNQTSERYRRGQELSSKVRNVGAASLGAATVGGMAASTVLRPGYDFALANSTLQATLGLDKNSPEFQSLKTQARSIGDNTAASANDAAQAQIVIAKAGGSVDDIKAATPVTLNMSLANNRTMEESAELLMSTKNAFGLANSEVAHLGDVISATLNQTAAKFDGLNDALTYIAPVAKNAGVSVEQTTAMIGALAKEGTTGSMAGTGVRAMLLRVQAPTGAAFKAIKELGVNTSDSKGNMRPFFTILKEMQKSFEKNKLGTAQQAEYLKTIFGEEAASTAVTLMKSAASGQLDELTKKFQNSDGSTEKLVKVQQDNLGGDFKELQSAYEALGTDIFDQMDNSLRTLTQDTTKFLLQIDKWVQANPVLSTGIAKAATAGLLFVGAIGAIGLIAWPVIAGVNALIAGAAFLGTAFSIAGGAIATALGAITLPVVAVAAAIVAGALLVRKYWEPISAFISGFAEGFTAAMGPIGNAFGSLTPIFSAVGDKIKELWDWFGKLLEPVKSTQTELAAAGDMGKKFGNMLAEALKIPGQALDQLRSGIDWVLEKLGIIDTKSDGLKDKVPSPDPVATGGAGVDTGGLQYSLATGGAPYRPVTAPSTGGGMVDRSQNTYQYEINMHEGMTKDDALALMAQHQAKEQRNRQAQNRSKMGWED
- a CDS encoding phage tail protein, yielding MMMIYGMMPFMRQTLPYGELQQNIDYRWPTNNRFGLRPAAQFIGPGDEKITLSGELRPEITGGAISLMTVRLLADQGMAWPLIGGNGMIYGMYVIENISNTHSEFFPNGAASKIMFTLSLKRVDESLTSMFGDLNKQASGLISGVSNLPGQITSAIDSVKSAAGSIISSAGGLLG